In a single window of the Microbacterium sp. SL75 genome:
- a CDS encoding LLM class flavin-dependent oxidoreductase: MSRIGTIFSPYPHPPEKLRDAARAAEDAGVDELWLWEDCFRSSAWAAAAAALAVTDHLRIGVGIAPLPLRNVAASAMEIATIERMFPARLLPGFGHGVQDWMRQVGAKAASPLTLMREQLPALRSLLAGETVSTEGRYVKLRDVTLDWPPPAAPLVYAAAEGPKTLALAGAVADGVVLDSRHTVAEIAAAVQTVQMGRAEAGREGRTDVVAYVLTAFGPDALERATAVLADREDAADRVLAGSVTEVAEGVARFHAAGVDDVVLLPTDDVDLAAFFSAVGQVALALPNAGRCVMTRGTVSLGLAGSLGPDAVARIAPAVERAGFDTLWINDTPDGDALAALAAAARVTDRLRLATGVVPVDRRPADAIAAEVASLGLPLDRLTIGIGSGMAKQGALARVTEAVSVLHEAGVPRVLVGALGPKMRRTGAELAEGVLLNWVPPTEARDQAEVLHALAPAAHVAVYVRTAVVSAARERLDAETAMYASFPNYAANFERMGVDAAATTIRDAAGLADALEAYTAAADEVVLRAIVPEDTVEAYVEFVRTTAPARHSGHAASTDPDAVSPRPPGS; encoded by the coding sequence ATGAGTCGTATCGGCACGATCTTCAGCCCGTACCCGCATCCGCCCGAGAAGCTTCGCGACGCAGCGCGAGCGGCCGAAGACGCGGGGGTCGACGAGCTGTGGCTGTGGGAGGACTGCTTCCGCTCGTCCGCGTGGGCCGCCGCCGCCGCCGCTCTCGCCGTCACCGACCATCTGCGCATCGGAGTCGGCATCGCGCCGCTCCCGCTGCGCAACGTCGCGGCGTCGGCGATGGAGATCGCGACGATCGAGCGCATGTTCCCCGCACGCCTCCTGCCGGGCTTCGGGCACGGGGTGCAGGACTGGATGCGTCAGGTCGGCGCCAAGGCCGCCTCACCGCTCACGCTCATGCGCGAGCAGCTGCCGGCCCTCCGCTCGCTGCTCGCCGGTGAGACGGTGAGTACCGAGGGGCGCTACGTGAAGCTCCGCGACGTCACTCTCGACTGGCCGCCTCCCGCGGCGCCGCTCGTCTATGCCGCCGCCGAAGGGCCCAAGACCCTCGCCCTCGCCGGGGCCGTCGCCGACGGGGTGGTGCTCGACAGCAGGCACACCGTCGCCGAGATCGCGGCGGCCGTGCAGACCGTGCAGATGGGTCGTGCCGAGGCGGGCCGTGAGGGCCGCACCGATGTCGTCGCCTACGTGCTGACGGCGTTCGGCCCCGACGCTCTCGAGCGCGCCACCGCGGTGCTCGCCGATCGCGAAGACGCGGCGGACCGCGTGCTCGCCGGCTCGGTGACAGAGGTGGCCGAGGGGGTCGCGCGCTTCCACGCCGCGGGCGTCGACGACGTCGTTCTTCTCCCCACCGACGACGTCGACCTCGCCGCCTTCTTCTCGGCGGTGGGTCAGGTCGCGCTGGCCCTGCCGAACGCGGGGAGATGCGTCATGACACGAGGAACCGTTTCGCTCGGACTCGCAGGCTCCCTCGGTCCCGACGCCGTCGCGCGGATCGCTCCGGCCGTCGAGAGAGCGGGCTTCGACACCCTCTGGATCAACGACACCCCCGATGGCGATGCTCTGGCCGCGCTCGCCGCCGCCGCGCGTGTCACGGATCGTCTTCGACTCGCGACCGGCGTCGTCCCCGTCGATCGCCGGCCCGCCGACGCGATCGCCGCCGAGGTGGCATCCCTCGGTCTTCCGCTGGACCGCTTGACGATCGGTATCGGCTCGGGCATGGCCAAGCAGGGCGCCCTGGCCCGGGTGACCGAGGCCGTCTCCGTGCTGCACGAGGCCGGCGTGCCCCGCGTCCTCGTGGGGGCGCTGGGCCCCAAGATGCGCCGCACGGGGGCGGAGCTCGCCGAGGGCGTGCTGTTGAACTGGGTACCGCCGACCGAGGCTCGAGACCAGGCCGAGGTCCTCCACGCCCTCGCACCGGCCGCGCACGTCGCGGTCTACGTGCGTACCGCCGTGGTCTCGGCCGCCCGCGAGCGCCTCGACGCCGAGACCGCCATGTACGCGTCGTTCCCGAACTACGCCGCGAACTTCGAGCGGATGGGAGTGGATGCCGCGGCCACGACGATCCGCGACGCCGCCGGACTCGCAGACGCGCTCGAGGCATACACGGCGGCCGCCGACGAGGTCGTGCTGCGCGCGATCGTGCCCGAGGACACGGTCGAGGCGTACGTCGAGTTCGTGCGGACGACGGCGCCGGCCCGGCACAGCGGTCATGCGGCATCAACGGACCCGGACGCCGTATCGCCACGCCCGCCGGGGTCGTGA
- a CDS encoding ATP-dependent Clp protease ATP-binding subunit, with amino-acid sequence MPEEFTPGDGAQSFDEFLARYLAGEQARAERSIDLSRFLSARTQDALQAAGRFALGRGQRELDALHVLHVLVGRSPAKEAVARLGADPAAIARAAESRLPAAATPANVDGAVVAGSVQRALFHAFQVARAAGSTYVDPDHLFFALVLAQDAPAGQILAQAGVTAEALTQGVRETVMGGDENEAADESASATPNLDRFGTDLTARAVAGELDPVIGRSDEIEQTIEILSRRTKNNPVLIGEAGVGKTAVVEGLARAIVAGEVPEQLRGTRVVSLDLAAMLAGARYRGDFEERLTQTMEEVAASDKLVVFIDEVHTLVGAGGSGDGSMDAGNILKPRLARGDVHLIGATTVREYRTIEKDPALERRLQPVRVGEPSIPDAVEILRGLRSAYEEHHAVTYTDEALRAAVELSHRYLPDRVLPDKAIDLIDQAGARLRLRLGSTVDTTALLERLATLEAEKNAAVSAERYEEASRLRDEMAAVQTRLDEATAGPRAAAVVDEAEIAAVISRATGIPVARLTATERGRLAELETELHARVIGQDDAVAAVAKAVRRNRTGMGDENRPVGSFLFLGPTGVGKTELAKALAGSLFDDDAAVIRFDMSEFGERHTVSRLIGAPPGYVGYDEAGQLTERVRRNPYAVVLFDEIEKAHPDVFTLLLQVLDDGRLTDGQGRTVDFRNTVIVMTSNLGAEFLASRSGAIGFTTTGREFADADLRDRVMGKLREAMRPEFLNRIDDIVLFRKLEKTQLREIVGLLLEATSRRLASRNVSLEVTDAAMDRLAEIGYEPEYGARPLRRVIQREVDDRIADLFVSGELSDGAAVTVDATDTGMTVTPVTAALAA; translated from the coding sequence TTGCCCGAAGAATTCACCCCCGGCGACGGCGCTCAGTCGTTCGACGAGTTCCTGGCCCGCTACCTCGCGGGCGAGCAGGCGCGAGCCGAGCGCTCGATCGACCTCAGCCGGTTCCTCAGTGCACGCACGCAGGACGCCCTCCAGGCGGCCGGACGTTTCGCGCTCGGCCGAGGCCAGCGTGAGCTCGACGCTCTGCACGTGCTCCACGTCCTCGTCGGACGCTCGCCCGCCAAAGAAGCCGTCGCGCGGCTCGGCGCCGACCCCGCCGCGATCGCCCGTGCGGCCGAGAGCCGCCTTCCCGCCGCCGCGACCCCCGCGAACGTCGACGGTGCCGTCGTCGCCGGCTCCGTGCAGCGCGCGCTGTTCCACGCGTTCCAGGTGGCGCGGGCCGCCGGGTCCACGTACGTCGACCCCGACCACCTCTTCTTCGCGCTCGTCCTCGCCCAGGACGCGCCCGCGGGGCAGATCCTCGCGCAGGCCGGAGTGACCGCCGAGGCCCTCACCCAGGGGGTGCGCGAGACCGTCATGGGCGGCGACGAGAACGAGGCGGCCGACGAGTCGGCATCCGCGACTCCGAACCTCGACCGCTTCGGCACCGACCTGACGGCGCGGGCCGTCGCCGGTGAGCTCGACCCGGTCATCGGCCGCTCCGATGAGATCGAGCAGACCATCGAGATCCTCAGCCGCCGCACGAAGAACAACCCCGTGCTGATCGGCGAGGCCGGCGTCGGCAAGACGGCCGTCGTCGAGGGGCTCGCCCGCGCGATCGTCGCCGGAGAGGTGCCCGAGCAGTTGCGCGGTACGCGCGTCGTCTCGCTCGACCTCGCGGCGATGCTCGCCGGAGCGCGCTACCGCGGCGACTTCGAAGAGCGCCTCACCCAGACGATGGAGGAGGTCGCGGCATCCGACAAGCTCGTCGTCTTCATCGACGAGGTGCACACCCTCGTCGGCGCGGGCGGAAGCGGAGACGGCTCGATGGACGCCGGGAACATCCTCAAGCCCCGCCTCGCCCGCGGCGACGTGCACCTGATCGGCGCCACGACCGTTCGCGAGTACCGCACGATCGAGAAGGACCCCGCCCTGGAGCGGCGCCTTCAGCCCGTGCGCGTGGGCGAGCCCTCGATCCCGGATGCCGTGGAGATCCTGCGCGGACTCCGCTCGGCGTACGAGGAGCACCACGCCGTGACGTACACCGACGAGGCGTTGCGCGCGGCGGTCGAGCTGAGTCACCGTTATCTGCCGGACCGCGTGCTGCCCGACAAGGCGATCGACCTCATCGACCAGGCGGGCGCGCGGCTGCGGCTGCGGCTGGGCTCGACGGTCGACACGACGGCGCTGCTCGAACGCCTCGCAACCCTGGAGGCCGAGAAGAACGCCGCGGTGTCCGCCGAGCGCTACGAGGAGGCCTCTCGTCTGCGCGATGAGATGGCTGCCGTGCAGACGCGGCTCGACGAGGCGACGGCCGGCCCCCGTGCCGCCGCGGTCGTCGACGAGGCCGAGATCGCCGCGGTCATCAGCCGGGCCACTGGCATCCCCGTCGCACGCCTCACCGCCACCGAGCGTGGTCGTCTCGCCGAGCTCGAGACCGAGCTGCACGCCCGGGTGATCGGGCAGGACGACGCGGTCGCCGCCGTGGCGAAGGCGGTGCGTCGCAACCGCACGGGCATGGGCGACGAGAACCGCCCGGTCGGATCGTTCCTGTTCCTCGGCCCCACCGGCGTCGGCAAGACCGAACTCGCAAAGGCTCTCGCGGGCTCGTTGTTCGACGACGACGCAGCGGTGATCCGCTTCGATATGAGCGAGTTCGGCGAGCGGCACACCGTGTCGCGCCTGATCGGTGCCCCTCCCGGATACGTCGGCTACGACGAGGCCGGTCAGCTCACCGAGCGTGTGCGCCGCAACCCCTACGCCGTCGTGCTGTTCGACGAGATCGAGAAAGCCCACCCCGACGTCTTCACGCTGCTGCTGCAGGTGCTCGACGACGGCCGGCTCACGGACGGACAGGGCCGCACGGTCGACTTCCGAAACACGGTCATCGTGATGACCTCGAACCTGGGCGCCGAGTTCCTGGCATCCCGCTCGGGCGCCATCGGCTTCACCACGACGGGTCGCGAGTTCGCCGATGCCGACCTCCGCGACCGAGTGATGGGAAAGCTCCGCGAGGCCATGCGTCCGGAGTTCCTCAACCGCATCGACGACATCGTGTTGTTCCGCAAGCTCGAGAAGACGCAGCTGCGCGAGATCGTGGGGTTGCTGCTGGAGGCGACCTCGCGGCGACTGGCGTCGCGCAACGTCTCCCTCGAGGTCACCGATGCGGCGATGGACCGTCTCGCCGAGATCGGGTACGAGCCGGAGTACGGAGCGCGGCCCCTGCGCCGGGTCATCCAGCGCGAGGTCGACGACCGTATCGCCGACCTGTTCGTGTCGGGTGAGCTGAGCGACGGTGCAGCGGTGACGGTGGATGCCACGGACACGGGCATGACGGTCACCCCCGTCACCGCCGCTCTCGCCGCCTGA
- a CDS encoding EI24 domain-containing protein, which produces MREFLAGAALLARGLGQWRRTPGAMALGLIPGTIVGLVLGAALVTWGLVLPDLVDDWTPFADAWAPVWAGTLRAAIGLASFGAAVLVVIVSFTAVTLAVGEPFYDRIWRATERSATGAVPAAEYGFWRAVADSVRLILRGIVAAALAWLIGLIPFVGGVLGFVTGVLLTGWLLADELTSRALSARGLDRRARRELLRTNRARALGFGVATQLCFLVPLGAVAVMPAAVAGSTLWAHAALGIRPVDSRAPDALDPHATPAAHSRADSAR; this is translated from the coding sequence ATGCGCGAATTCCTCGCCGGAGCGGCACTGCTGGCCCGCGGTCTCGGCCAATGGCGCCGAACCCCCGGGGCGATGGCGCTCGGGCTCATCCCGGGAACGATCGTCGGCCTGGTGCTCGGTGCCGCGCTCGTGACGTGGGGTCTCGTCCTGCCCGATCTCGTCGACGACTGGACGCCGTTCGCCGACGCGTGGGCACCGGTGTGGGCCGGCACTCTCCGTGCGGCGATCGGCCTCGCGTCGTTCGGCGCGGCGGTCCTCGTGGTCATCGTGTCGTTCACCGCCGTCACTCTCGCCGTGGGTGAGCCGTTCTACGACCGCATCTGGCGCGCGACCGAGCGCAGCGCCACGGGCGCGGTCCCCGCCGCAGAGTACGGCTTCTGGCGGGCCGTCGCAGACAGCGTGCGTCTCATCCTCCGGGGTATCGTGGCCGCTGCTCTGGCATGGCTCATCGGCCTCATCCCCTTCGTCGGCGGAGTCTTGGGCTTCGTCACCGGCGTGCTGCTGACCGGGTGGCTCCTGGCTGACGAACTCACCTCGCGCGCGCTCTCCGCCCGGGGGCTCGATCGGCGCGCGCGCAGAGAGCTCCTCCGCACGAACCGAGCACGTGCCCTCGGTTTCGGCGTCGCGACCCAGCTCTGCTTCCTCGTCCCGCTCGGGGCGGTGGCGGTCATGCCCGCAGCCGTGGCCGGCAGTACCCTCTGGGCGCACGCGGCTCTCGGTATCCGTCCTGTCGACTCCCGCGCTCCGGACGCGCTCGACCCCCACGCCACCCCGGCCGCGCACTCGCGCGCGGACTCGGCACGATAG
- a CDS encoding DUF3817 domain-containing protein: MFRTPLTLFRTLAIAEAVSWTLLIGGLILRAVADLPIAVSIGGGIHGFVFLAYGATAVLVALNQRWGLGPTALAVVSAVIPYATIPTEIWLHRTGRLRGAWRLDDSGDPRDRRPLDRLLRFFLRRPWALAVALVAVVVVVFVVLLTVGPPGGKG, translated from the coding sequence GTGTTCCGCACGCCCCTGACCCTGTTTCGCACCCTCGCGATCGCCGAGGCGGTCTCGTGGACGCTCCTGATCGGAGGGTTGATCCTGCGCGCCGTCGCGGACCTGCCGATCGCGGTGTCGATCGGCGGGGGGATCCACGGCTTCGTGTTCCTGGCCTACGGCGCGACCGCCGTGCTCGTGGCGCTGAACCAGCGCTGGGGCCTCGGTCCCACCGCCCTCGCGGTGGTCAGCGCCGTGATCCCGTACGCCACGATCCCCACCGAGATCTGGCTCCACCGCACCGGACGTCTGCGCGGCGCGTGGCGCCTCGACGACAGCGGCGACCCCCGCGATCGGCGCCCGCTCGACCGGTTGCTGCGATTCTTCCTCCGGCGACCGTGGGCCCTCGCGGTGGCGCTCGTGGCGGTCGTCGTGGTCGTGTTCGTCGTGCTGCTCACCGTCGGCCCTCCCGGCGGCAAGGGCTGA
- a CDS encoding FUSC family protein gives MAESRGRVWTGVIRVGPHRGDHRVALRAVVSVGVPLLVLLALGRLDLSVYASFGAFAALYGRTDLPRTRVRMQAVAGTVLVSCMLVGTALSALSTPAMASVAVVAVLAAAVTLFAYRAQWHPPGALFAVFAAGATASFPATGATFLTVLVVGGASVLWSLLVTCAFVLARRGSWRRPARTRPPIGSVAWEMTATVGVAALVAGIAGALLIGTHWYWAMVGAVAAVGGAHVTARLIRGVQRLVGTLLGVLIAAGLLALDLPPWVVLLVAVALQAGAELFVGRNYGIAMLFITPLALLMVSLASPVAPDMLLRDRVIETVIGVAVGTLVAIVSAGLRRRSARG, from the coding sequence ATGGCGGAATCCCGGGGGCGCGTGTGGACCGGGGTCATCCGCGTGGGACCGCACCGCGGGGATCACCGCGTGGCTCTGCGTGCCGTGGTGAGCGTCGGTGTCCCGCTTCTCGTGCTCCTGGCGCTCGGCCGCCTCGACCTGAGCGTCTACGCGAGCTTCGGGGCTTTCGCCGCGCTCTACGGTCGCACCGACCTCCCTCGCACGCGCGTGCGCATGCAGGCCGTGGCGGGTACGGTCCTGGTCTCGTGCATGCTCGTCGGGACCGCCCTCTCGGCCCTCTCCACCCCCGCCATGGCGAGCGTCGCCGTCGTCGCTGTCCTCGCCGCGGCCGTCACCCTCTTCGCCTACCGCGCCCAGTGGCATCCGCCCGGCGCGCTCTTCGCCGTCTTCGCCGCGGGAGCCACCGCAAGCTTCCCCGCCACCGGCGCGACGTTCCTCACCGTGCTCGTCGTCGGCGGCGCAAGCGTGCTGTGGAGCCTGCTCGTGACCTGCGCGTTCGTCCTCGCGCGGCGCGGCTCGTGGCGGCGCCCGGCTCGCACGCGACCGCCCATCGGCTCGGTCGCGTGGGAGATGACGGCGACCGTCGGCGTCGCCGCTCTCGTCGCCGGCATCGCCGGGGCCCTGCTCATCGGGACGCACTGGTACTGGGCGATGGTCGGCGCCGTCGCCGCCGTCGGCGGAGCACACGTCACCGCGCGACTCATCCGTGGCGTGCAGCGACTGGTCGGAACGCTCCTGGGCGTGCTGATCGCCGCGGGGCTGCTCGCTCTCGACCTGCCCCCGTGGGTCGTGCTGCTCGTCGCGGTCGCCCTGCAGGCGGGTGCCGAGCTGTTCGTCGGCCGCAACTACGGCATCGCGATGCTCTTCATCACCCCGCTGGCTCTGCTCATGGTGTCGCTCGCCTCCCCCGTCGCCCCCGACATGCTGCTGCGCGACCGCGTGATCGAGACGGTCATCGGCGTCGCCGTCGGAACCCTCGTCGCGATCGTGTCGGCGGGCCTGCGCCGCCGCTCCGCGAGAGGCTGA
- a CDS encoding ribokinase gives MSAPLTVVGAINVDLTARVRRSPGPGETVADGVLDRGPGGKGANQAVAAARLGADVRLIGAVGDDADGRGIRDRFAAIGVDASGVQTTDAATGTALIVVDATGENSIVVCAGANAAIGADALGIEPGAAVLLQLEVSDAVVTAAARAAGFLAVNAAPARPLPAEVLERCDLVIVNETEYAQLPEVHAAPLLCVTLGAEGARLYRRGELVASAAGVPTTVRNTVGAGDAFCAALVVGLLRGDAEADALSRACAVGSAAVADDASQPALDALDTYGVPA, from the coding sequence ATCTCTGCCCCACTCACGGTCGTCGGCGCCATCAACGTCGACCTCACCGCCCGCGTCCGCCGCTCCCCCGGCCCCGGCGAAACCGTCGCCGACGGCGTCCTCGACCGCGGCCCCGGAGGCAAGGGGGCCAATCAGGCGGTTGCCGCTGCCCGCCTCGGCGCCGACGTCCGGCTCATCGGCGCCGTCGGCGACGACGCCGACGGTCGCGGTATCCGGGACCGCTTCGCCGCGATCGGGGTCGACGCCTCGGGGGTGCAAACCACGGACGCCGCGACCGGAACCGCCCTCATCGTCGTCGATGCGACGGGCGAGAACTCGATCGTCGTGTGCGCGGGGGCGAACGCCGCCATCGGCGCGGATGCGCTCGGCATCGAACCGGGAGCTGCGGTCCTGCTGCAGTTGGAGGTGTCGGATGCCGTCGTCACGGCCGCCGCGCGCGCTGCGGGCTTCCTGGCGGTCAACGCCGCCCCCGCCCGGCCGCTGCCCGCCGAGGTGCTCGAGCGGTGCGACCTCGTGATCGTCAACGAGACCGAGTACGCGCAGCTGCCCGAGGTGCACGCCGCCCCTCTGCTCTGCGTGACGCTCGGTGCCGAGGGTGCGCGACTCTACCGGCGCGGCGAGCTCGTGGCTTCGGCCGCGGGAGTGCCCACGACCGTTCGCAACACCGTCGGCGCGGGCGACGCGTTCTGCGCGGCTCTCGTCGTCGGACTGCTCCGCGGAGACGCCGAAGCCGACGCCCTCTCCCGCGCGTGCGCCGTAGGATCCGCCGCCGTCGCCGACGACGCCTCGCAACCGGCGCTCGACGCCCTCGACACGTACGGAGTCCCCGCATGA
- a CDS encoding nucleoside hydrolase, which produces MNRRPILVDCDTGIDDALALAYLLTEPSVEVVGVTTVSGNTDAARAAANTLSLFELAGEDDIPVAIGAHDFRARDYAGGAPHVHGDDGLGGIALAAAVRAHDARAAVELIDHVASRHPDLTVLALGPLTNLAAYAEAPGVARFDHLVVMGGAFAHSGNVTAWAEANIHNDPEAAAVVFAQDWDTTLVPLDVTMTQTLDAADLVRLEAIPGALPRALARMLPAYLDFYAGVFPDRRCALHDPLAAMVAAGALRGVSVASGHVDVRLERGERGRTVSGSGSETQRWVRAMEGSAAEVLLGALERREWPG; this is translated from the coding sequence ATGAACCGCCGCCCGATCCTCGTCGACTGCGACACCGGCATCGACGACGCCCTGGCCCTCGCCTACCTGCTGACCGAGCCCTCCGTCGAGGTCGTCGGCGTCACGACCGTCTCCGGGAACACGGATGCCGCCCGCGCCGCCGCCAACACCCTGTCGCTGTTCGAGCTCGCCGGCGAAGACGACATCCCCGTCGCGATCGGCGCGCACGATTTCCGCGCTCGCGACTACGCGGGCGGAGCTCCGCACGTGCACGGTGACGACGGGCTCGGCGGTATCGCCCTGGCCGCCGCGGTCCGCGCGCACGACGCCCGCGCCGCCGTCGAGCTGATCGACCACGTGGCGTCACGGCATCCGGACCTCACCGTCCTCGCCCTCGGCCCCCTGACCAATCTCGCGGCCTACGCCGAGGCGCCCGGGGTCGCGCGGTTCGACCACCTCGTCGTGATGGGCGGCGCCTTCGCCCACTCGGGCAACGTCACCGCGTGGGCCGAGGCCAACATCCACAACGACCCCGAAGCTGCCGCCGTCGTCTTCGCGCAGGACTGGGACACCACCCTCGTCCCCCTCGACGTCACCATGACGCAGACCCTGGATGCCGCCGACCTCGTGCGTCTCGAAGCGATCCCGGGGGCGCTCCCCCGCGCGCTGGCCCGCATGTTGCCGGCCTACCTCGACTTCTACGCCGGGGTCTTCCCCGACCGGCGCTGCGCGCTGCACGATCCGCTCGCCGCGATGGTGGCCGCGGGGGCGCTGCGCGGAGTGAGCGTCGCTTCGGGCCACGTCGACGTGCGGCTCGAACGCGGCGAACGCGGGCGGACAGTCTCGGGCAGCGGGTCCGAGACGCAGCGCTGGGTCCGCGCCATGGAGGGCTCGGCGGCCGAGGTGCTGCTCGGCGCGCTCGAACGGCGGGAATGGCCGGGCTGA
- a CDS encoding adenylate/guanylate cyclase domain-containing protein encodes MVADDYVRRQYNRQYAAFSHSDGSSSLLENRSLEHPQTADLEVGGRVTIPMTVAFLDLSNFTRRTFWDDLDDVVDLAHAVLTGFIDTVDRFGGHPLGLRGDGLFVGFGGNPAFASAMALGACASALDAVENGVNSWLEDRQMEPIQARAGLDAGEISFVRTGNSQHSEVNALGFAANFAAKCEKVANSWEIVVGEGVASCLPDYRFFSQHPDSPKKYTRFGASKYYRFYDFAWRRALPHLSGVPEQLLGTSTSQVRSS; translated from the coding sequence ATGGTCGCGGACGACTACGTCCGCCGGCAATACAACCGTCAGTATGCCGCTTTCAGTCATAGTGATGGCTCGTCCAGTCTTCTGGAGAATCGATCCTTGGAGCATCCACAGACCGCGGACCTCGAGGTGGGTGGCCGCGTCACGATCCCGATGACTGTTGCGTTCCTCGATCTCTCCAATTTCACTCGCCGCACATTCTGGGACGATCTCGACGATGTGGTTGATCTCGCACACGCGGTATTGACGGGCTTCATCGATACCGTCGACCGTTTCGGAGGCCATCCACTCGGACTTCGTGGCGATGGGTTGTTTGTAGGGTTCGGCGGAAATCCGGCGTTTGCCTCCGCTATGGCGTTAGGCGCGTGTGCGAGTGCGCTAGACGCGGTAGAAAATGGAGTCAATTCCTGGCTCGAGGATCGGCAGATGGAACCCATTCAAGCCCGTGCTGGCCTAGACGCAGGAGAGATTTCTTTTGTGCGGACAGGGAACTCGCAGCACAGCGAGGTAAACGCTCTCGGGTTCGCGGCTAATTTCGCGGCGAAGTGCGAGAAGGTGGCAAATTCCTGGGAGATCGTCGTCGGCGAAGGTGTGGCTAGTTGCTTGCCTGATTATCGTTTCTTTTCGCAGCATCCGGACTCTCCGAAGAAATACACTCGATTCGGAGCGAGCAAATACTACCGGTTCTACGATTTCGCTTGGCGTCGGGCGCTGCCGCACCTGAGCGGAGTCCCTGAGCAACTGCTGGGTACATCAACAAGCCAAGTTCGATCGAGTTAG
- the nrdF gene encoding class 1b ribonucleoside-diphosphate reductase subunit beta, which translates to MAEKLQLLNHVQAINWNRIQDDKDLEVWNRLVNNFWLPEKVPLSNDIQSWNTLTPEEQTLTMRVFTGLTLLDTIQGTVGAVSLIPDAITPHEEAVYTNIAFMESVHAKSYSSIFSTLCSTKEIDEAFRWSTENEFLQKKARIVMDYYRGDDPLKRKVASTLLESFLFYSGFYLPMHWSSRAKLTNTADLIRLIIRDEAVHGYYIGYKFQRGLETVDQARRDDIKDYTFSLMYELYDNEVGYTQSLYDSVGLSEDVKKFLHYNANKALMNLGYEAMFPASVTNVNPAILSALSPNADENHDFFSGSGSSYVIGKAEATEDDDWDF; encoded by the coding sequence ATGGCTGAGAAGCTGCAGTTGCTGAACCACGTGCAGGCCATCAACTGGAACCGCATCCAGGACGACAAGGACCTCGAGGTCTGGAACCGTCTCGTGAACAACTTCTGGCTGCCCGAGAAGGTGCCGCTGTCGAACGACATCCAGTCGTGGAACACGCTCACCCCCGAGGAGCAGACGCTCACGATGCGCGTGTTCACGGGGCTCACGCTCCTCGACACCATCCAGGGCACGGTCGGCGCCGTCTCGCTCATCCCCGACGCGATCACCCCGCACGAGGAAGCCGTCTACACGAACATCGCGTTCATGGAGTCGGTGCATGCGAAGAGCTACTCGTCGATCTTCTCGACGCTGTGCTCGACGAAGGAGATCGACGAGGCCTTCCGCTGGTCGACCGAGAACGAGTTCCTTCAGAAGAAGGCGCGCATCGTCATGGACTACTACCGTGGCGATGACCCGCTCAAGCGCAAGGTCGCCTCGACCCTGCTCGAGTCGTTCCTGTTCTACTCGGGCTTCTACCTGCCGATGCACTGGTCGAGCCGCGCCAAGCTCACCAACACGGCCGACCTGATCCGCCTCATCATCCGCGACGAGGCCGTCCACGGGTACTACATCGGCTACAAGTTCCAGCGCGGTCTCGAGACGGTCGACCAGGCCCGTCGCGACGACATCAAGGACTACACGTTCTCGCTGATGTACGAGCTCTACGACAACGAGGTGGGCTACACGCAGAGCCTGTACGACTCGGTCGGACTCAGCGAAGACGTGAAGAAGTTCCTTCACTACAACGCGAACAAGGCGCTCATGAACCTCGGCTACGAGGCGATGTTCCCCGCGTCGGTCACGAACGTGAACCCCGCGATCCTCTCGGCCCTGTCGCCGAACGCCGACGAGAACCACGACTTCTTCAGTGGCTCGGGTTCGTCGTACGTCATCGGCAAGGCCGAGGCGACCGAGGACGACGACTGGGACTTCTGA